From the genome of Podospora bellae-mahoneyi strain CBS 112042 chromosome 2, whole genome shotgun sequence:
TGAAGCTACCTAGCGAAAGATGATGCCTGTGTGTTGTACACTTGTCCAGCAAGTTGATGTTAACGATTAGCCAAAAAGACCTATAACAAATGGTTCTCGTCATTCTTCATACTCGCTCAACAAAACAGAATCGAAcatctttcttttgttttgttaGTTTGTTGTTTGTCGTTGGTTTTCCCTTCTGTAACCTTTGTGTCTGGATAATggggaaagagaagaaagcaaAAGGCAGACCTTGGTCAACAAAGCCAAACATCAAGTAAGGAAAGCAGAAATCTGATAGGTGCCACCAGAACCATAtacccaaaacaaaacccaaAATAGAAAGGCGATCCCGTCATGGTAAGCCAGCTTGACCACGGTGAAGCTTGAGAGATGGAACTGCTAAGCCAATGGTAGTAGCCATGGACTCACTTCCGCCTCGATGTTATTTGGACCCCAAAGTTCACCTCAGTCCATCACTGAGCATATCCGCGGGTCCAATACCGATACTGCTGGGAGCCTGCAACGCTTTGGTCCCAGTCCCCAGGCCCATGATTTGGCGCCTGCTGCAAGTCGATGTTGTTCCCACCGGCAGGTTGCGACAGATTGCACGGGTAGAAGTTCCCATCAGCGATGTAGTACCGGTTCCCACCAGAATCATAGACGGTCCCATCAGGGGCAGGTTACCAGGTCGTTCCATTAGCGTCAGTGTAGGGGTTGAGCTTGGTTTGCTTCTCGGTCGATGCAGGCTGTGCGTGGCCCTTGTGGCGATATTGGAGAGGTCGGTGTGACGGAGGTACCGACCAGCCCCAGCCTCGAGAGTGATCGCGGACATCGGTGGACACAGGTGTTGTGCCGTACATCGAATCCGCGGTCTTTTTTCCATGTGATCGagagccagaggaggaacCCCCCGCTGGCTGAGTGTCGGCTCTGgctttgcccttgcccttgtcagAAGAAGGGTCTTCACTGTAATACCACTCCGGCTGGGAGGGGACAGTTCTGTGGCGATCTCCATAACAATGCCGATCCCGACGGTAGAGTGGGCCAGGGGAGAGCCCAGTCGGTCATATGTGAGGTTGTGTTCGCGCGATATTTGTCTTTCTTATATCCAATATGTTCCCTCTTTGGCGGTATCCTCTGTCCTGTAGAGTCCACGTCCTAAGTTTGGTCATTCGCCGTGTTGAATTTGTAATATGTGGCATATTTGTTCCACAGTTGAGTGGACGGGGCATTCAGTTCTTCCTCCTGTCATCATCGGCGCTCCCATTGTGAAAGTCTCCCAGGTTTGCTTGGGCGCCTCCTGGACTGGTTGTACTGATGAGGTATCCCCAATCCTCTCGGGCGCCTGCAAGGCCGGCTGTGGCTTTGATAATGAGGTGCCATAGCTTTGCGGGGACATCTGCTGGACTCGCTGTGTTAATCTGACAGGCGTAGCATAGTGTCTCTGTCGCCTGGAGCTGTTCCCCGGGGTGAGATAAGGATGCTCGTTGTAACGTTCGGTGCTGAAAGAGCCTGATCCGTAGCTAAGGGTTATAGTCGTCGTCATAACTGTTACTTAGTTCCGCACGCGTGAAGTCTTCGTCATCGTAGCGACTCGAACTCCCTTGACCGAGATATCCAGACATGCTGATTGCAAAGTGGAGAGCAGATAaatggaggatgatgggctGTGCGAGGTGGCCAGGGGTGTGATGATGGTAGGGCGTGAGTAAGGTAGTTGGGTGGTAAGAGTTTCCTGACGAATGTTGGGCTCTTCCTGCAATTTATAGGTATCCAGAAAGGAACAGGACGGTTCTCACATGCCACATCTGGGCCACGCCTCGAGACACTTTGCTGGTCCACTAAACTGCCGCAGAGGTACTTTTCATGATCGTAGCTGAAGTATCTTGACACAGGTTCCAGAACGTCGTCGAACTTCAAGTGATACAGCTTGACGAAGGCGGGGCTCGGGGGCTGGTGGATAGAGACGATGAGCTCAGAGATCCATTGAAACAGAATCATGATGAGTTGAAGGGCGGTTTGGCTGTATATCTGATATTGTGACGCACAAAGTAACGCCCTATTGTTTTAGGTATGGACATACTTGAAACATTTTCATGATCATGGGAAGCCTACTATCGGAGGACTGGACGTCGAGAATAGCGGCAAGGCGATCGTGTTGCCACCCAGTTGCCCAACGCAGCCAGCTGCATCCCTTGGTCACCAGTCCACAAAATATCCGATGCCGTCCCCAATCGTACTCGAGGCCACCCCTGCGTGATCCTGGCCTATATACTCCTTGAGGGTCACATCCCTCACTCTTCGGCTGGCCTGAATGCGGTAAAACAACTCCTGCGTCACCTCTGTCTGCTTGAACGATTGCCAGAGGGTCTTCCTCCCCTGGAATGCTTCCTCCGTCTCAGTGCGCCGCCGTGGGGGGAACTGTTCGGCCGACCCATAGGTGATAAACACAGCTGGCTTCTTTTCTATGGCCTCGGTTTCGTTCGCGCATGGCAACAGCACCGGTTGTTGGACACATCCTGTTCCCCAGCGCCGTGTGACTTCGTCGAGCAACAATCCATTGTTCCAGCTCATCGTCGGCGTCGCGGCAATATACGTGTCGAACAAGCCCGGGTAGGCAATCAGTGCATACACGACAAATATGCCGCCAAAGGAATGACCGTAGAGAGCGTCGCGTGTAAATGTGACAGATGGGAAGATGGTGTGCTGCACCCACGGCCGGAGGGTCCCGTTGATGAAGGCGATGAAATCGTCAGCACCCGACAACGGCGGATCGCTCGCGGGGTCGTCAGGTAGTGGCGGACGCAGGTCGACAAAACGCCGGGTGAGATCGTAGACGTGGTTGCTGAGCGGGTAACCAATGGTCACGACGATGCTGTCTGGCTGGGCTGAATCGACTCCTTTGCGCCGCTTGAAGTTCTCAGCTGCAGTGAGGCCATGGGCATTCCCGTCGGTGACGTACATGGTGAGAGCAGTCTTGTTGGTGACATCCCGCGACTGCCATTCAAAAGGCCAGGACACGCCAATCTGATAGGTTAGGTTTTTGGATTCATTGGTGGCATTCCAAACAGCATAGTTGGGAAGGAAGGTGGCGGGGAATGGCGGAAATGCCGTGAAGGACCAGCCGCTCAGAGAAACCATTTTTCTAGCAAGTACTGCAAGACTTAGAGATCTCAGCATCCTGATTCCGTGTTAAGCAGCGGGCCACGGGACCTTTTGACCCGACAGTGTTTGTGCCTGCCGGGGCATTGCGGTCCTTTCACCAATCATGCCCTCGAGGTTCTGGCGAATGGAATTGCTGGTTGTTTGAAGGATTAATGACTTTCAGTTGAGGTTGTGCATATCAATATGCCACTTATGCACGTGCACTGCATTGTGTTCTGCATAATCACATAGAGTTCTTACCAGGATATAATGACGCCTATAACAGCGCATTGCTCCCATGTTGATCACAGTTTTTTGCAGACTACCTATGTAAGGGAATAAACACATTTGCGTATTGCCCTGTGTGGCTTGGCAACCTGCAAGCCACCGGCTCAACATAGCTCAGGTAGGTATCTATCTATTCTGCCTGCAGACCATTACACAAGCCTGATCAGAGATTGGGCCTGTACGATGCGACCTGGAGCTCACCAATTTACCAAATCCGTCCCACTAGTAACCATTAACCCTTCCTGAGACCAATATGCAAACCTTGATGTTTTTTGGTACCTGATCGGAGTCATCATGAACTTCACCACACCTGCGGACGATTTTGCCGGCGATGAGTTCTCAAACAACCTCTTCAGTGATCTCACACCCCTGCGTACCCTCTTTGGCGAGCAGGTCACAAAACAGCTCCTCAGCCTGAGTCTGGGGTGGGCTGATAATTTCCTTCTTGCCATGGGTCCTCTGGGAATCATGACTATCATCGTCAGTGCCATCCGTGTCGGTGGGGTTAAAAAGCTCAAAGCAGTTGTTGGCAGGTGTGTTCGCGTTGAATGTTCAGATTCACTTTTTATACTGACTTTTATAAGGGCTCGGAATTGCACGCGATCTCACGGAAGCGTTTGTTCTTGCCATTCCGGCTTTTGCTTACCATAACCTGCTACCgcgggaggaaggggttgatgtcAGCTTTGACTCGGATACTAGCATTGATGGAGGTACGGGTTCCCCAGGACATTCCAATGCGGGCACCTCGTCATCTGTGGTTGCGCCTGCTTGAGAACCGGGAAGCTAGAGGTGTTTTGGTTCCTGTTTGGTTCTACCGCGCGTCAATGATTGAAGATTACGGTGTAAACTTTCTGACGACATCAATGTCGGTGTCTCTTCATAGGGACGAGACACAATTCTTTTAGATGGAGATCCCATGTCAGAAGTACTTTACCCTTGACTTGTGACCGACGAACTCCAAGCCTTGATGTTGTGGTGTCACATATGCCTGCTTCATGCAGCAGAAATGAGAAGACGGTGAGTCAATGACAAGAATGATCTCCCGATGTGGCCAATCCAGTCCATGCTAATGCTGCACACGAAGCGGGCTTATGCAGGTTGGACGCCGCGATATTGGCCAACTGCGGCTCTGAGAGGGACAAGACCAGGCAGAAAGAGCTCAGGTTACTCCATTGCGTGAATTCTGACCGCACATAAAGTTGGTAGCTACCCCTCACTGTTGACTTGTAAAAGCACCTGATTCCACCTGGGTTCGGTCATCCAGAAACACAAGCCCGGGAAACCATCACGATGGCCAGGTGTGCACCTTCTCGTGGCCGATCGAAGGCTGACGGCTCGAACAGAGTCCAAGTCTTCCATTACGAGCCCGACACTTCTGATTTTTATTCGGATTCCTCCGACTACGTTGAACACAATGCTCGTTCCCCCTCCTTTCTGTCTCGCGTGTTCAAACCGAAGAAGGTGTGGCAAGATGCCGCAGTTCAGGTTTACAAGCGTCACCAGGGCGACAACCTCTACATCCACAAAGTCCGTCTGCAAAGCCCACAGCTTAAGAAAGCCTTGAAAGGCCTTCTTGAGCGATATGGGTTGGTATACCGTGATGACAGTGTCATGGTTGAATCCCTCGCCCCGCATCGCGCCCTCTTCTTTGTGCGCCATCACGTTGCCGAGCTTGCAAAGATGTCCAAAGACGACGAGACCCGCGCCCATTGCTCTTTGCTTAGCGGCATCATCCAGGAAATCTTCAAGGACAAGTTCGAAGAGATTGAGACTCTCAAcagggaggagaagatcacTTTCGAACTCTTGTGGACTCTCTACCCAGAAGGGAGCATCTTCGGCACCCAGCTTGCCGATGAAGTCCCCCGTGCCTACAAGGTCAACAAGATCACTCTTACCAAGGACAAGGTAGAGATCAAATGCGAAACAATCATGTTCAGCGGTTACTCTTTCCGACGATACTTTTGGGACGTCGGTATCGAGAGGTTCGATGGCGAGATTGACCGACTTCAGATACCAATCATACCGTATATCGACCTGGAATGCAATAAGGGGTTGTGTGATAGGCTGATTCAGCGTGGAAGGAAGGCATTGGACTTCCAGGTCCCGAGGTACATGGAGTATGACCCGGAGGCTTGCCGTGACGATGCAGTCGCTAGCCCGTGGGTTTGGAAGGGATCAGACCACAAACTGGTACGTCAATTGTTATGCTGGCACAactcttctcttttgctAATTATGCTTTTACAAtgcaggagaaggaaaaggttgttgttgacttttTCCTGCTGCGGAAGCGGGTCCCCTACCGCTCCGCCCATGAACTTCTTCCTGGGTACAATACCGGGACTCGCATGGGAGCCAAAGAGTTCCGCAGAGCAACACCTGAAGAGATGGACCACAGCAGACGCGTGGTGATGAAGTCTGCTGACAACTTTCTGATCATGTCTCCTTATGTTTCaggcttttctctttccaagAGAACCTGTGGTACGTTGAACCAGCTCCTAACCGTTCACCGCCATGAGGTTTCTAACATCCCTAGCCGACTTCGAGCTCGATGCGCTCAAGCCGATTGAACGCGACCGGAATGCGATGGAGAAGGTTATATTCGACGATACCAAGAAGGCCATTCTCAAAACTCTGGTTGAGAACCAGAAGCTGACGGCCCAGAATCAGGATGGTCGTAAGCCACAATCACCTCATAAGTCCTTGATTTGCGGCTAACACGAGGGGCAAAATGAAGGCAACCGGGCCCTCGTAATCTCGATTTCCGGACCTAGCGGGTCAGGCAAGACTCTGCTGGCTGAATCTGGTATGTACCCCCAGAGCTGAGTTCTCTTCAATCGATCTAACCAGACCTCCGGGGCTAGTGGCGGCGTTTACTGGGCAGCCACTCTTGAAACACTGGGACATCATGAGAGATACATTTGAGGAGGCAAGAGATTGGGATGGCTGTATCTTAGTTGAGAAGCCATCATTGGGCCCTTGGCGAACTCAGTTTGATGCAAATGGTAAGCAGCCTTCGTCTCCCATCGCATTACCCAACGCGCTTCTCATGGAAAATCGAAAAACTGATGGATTTGACCGGAACTTCAAGCCTTCGTCAAAGAGCTCGAAAATTTTAATGGTAAGTTTACCCAGCACCCCAGGCTTGGAAGCTCGTCAGATCTAACATGACGATTTCAATTTTGTAGGTATTGTCATTGTAACATCGCCAGACAAGCAATTTGTATCCCCCGCCATAGCCTCCCGTGCGCAGCTTCATATCGACCTTCGCTATCCCAGTTTCTTCGAGCGAAAGCGTCTCTGGGAACTCTTCAATGACCAGCTCCCTAACGACGTTGGGAAACTGACCTCAAGTGAACTTGAGCAGTTGGCAGCTCATCCAACGAACGGTTATGCCATCAAGAACCTCCTTGATGTCTCTGCGGCATGGTACAGGTCGCTACATCGACCCATCAGCCTTGATATGATTGTCAAGCTCAGGGGAGATACTGCTCTTCCTGGTGGCGGTGggccgcctccaccgccgccacctcccgcCGGCATAGCCTGGCCACGTAGTGGCCCGGCTGTGCCTTCAGGAATGGGGGGACGAGTTCATGGTCCCCCGCTTAGACCAATCGGGACTGTCGTTCACACATCCCCGCCCAGAGAGTCAAAGAAGAAGGTTCGCAGAAACATACTTGTctctgatgatgacaatgacagCGAGTCGGAACAGAGCATCGGCACTCTCAGCTccgaggatgacgacaaGGTTCTAGAATCTGACTCGGATACTTCGCGCGATTGAGCTGGGAAATACCAGCGCCGGTTTTGGGATTTTCTTGTCATGAATGAATGAACGGTCGGCTTGGTTTCTGCTGCGCTACAGACGGTAGGTAACTTTACTCGAACCATTTTCGCAGCTTTCATATTCATATTTCTATTTATGATGTAACGAAACACTCTCAGTAAGCTAGGTCAATTCAAGGAGTATGTGAAGTTGGCTGTTCTATCGCAGTGAAGTGAATCATCTTGATGGATTAAGAAGTGGTCTGGCGATGTTCTGAAACCTGTGTCAAAATAGAGTACCTTAGTTTTAAAGCTCAGATTGAAGGTAAGAAGGGTTTGGATCAAGTTGATGAAAAGCGTAGGGTAAAATACTAGGAAGCTTGGATAAGAGACACAAAAAGCTTAGATTACTAAAAGAACAAGGTTGAATGATTgaaaaagtaataattttCATATAATATAAGTAAAATATTAAGGGGTTGTGATAGGTGCGGTCACTGTGGGTGTCCAGAAAAATGGGTGCAATGATGATAAATTCTGGTGGAAGATCTAGTGCGAAAGGAGAGCTATATATATGCCTGCTTGCCAGTGCCGTGCCGGGACCCTGCCTCCAAGTGTCCTAACAGGTTGTTTTTATACACTATGATAATGAATCCGACTCCCGCCTTTGTCAAAGTATATTACTTACTTTCGTCCCTTTTGCCCCTGAATTGCATTTGAGAGCCCTGCTCAATTTATTATAAGTGTCATTTTTGCCTGCAACATCGCAGTCACATGACAGGGAGCTTGGCTCAGTTGGAAGAGCGCAGGTCTCATACAAATGTATGATCTGGATGTCTAACACCAGAGTTATCCTGAGGTCGTGAGTTCGAGCCTCACAGTTCCCACTTACTTTTGCTGCCACTTGCCACAGCAAAGGTGTTTTGTTTGCCTGCTACACCCTAAAAGGTTAAGAGtaatttttatttctttGCTGTGCATGGTCTACACTTTGGAAACTCTCTATGTGACCCGACATAGTCCGCAAGCAAGCAAGGAGTCACAGAACACCTAAGGAGCAAAGGCAACTGGAAAAATACACTTCATTTGCATAACGAAAGTCAGAATCTAAAACAGTGCAACATCACCTCCTAAAAGAACGACAatgaagaaagaaacaagctCAATGCTCCACCCCATCCCGGAAACCTTCCCTTATCCAACCCTAACCTTCCATACCCCTATttccttccccctttcccttttctccaTTTCCAAGTCTACTCCACCCCATCTACCTCTTAACACGATAGCTCCTAATCTTCCTCGCCGGAGTCAACCGGTGGTCTCCGTTCCCATTGCGATAGCTCAACCCATCGCAGTTCTTGTTGACAAACAGCTCAAAGGTGTTGGGATCAGGGAGCAACGAAGTATCCTTGTTGAACCTTGCCCTGTTGACGTTCAGGACAGGGGTAAAAGCAATATTCTTGCAGCCCGAGTTGGGATCACGGCCAGAGGCGGTCATCTTGCGGCCGTCGGAAGCAAAGAGCTCGAGTTTCCAGGCAGAAgcgagggaaaggggggcgaggatgagggtggagAGCTTCATTGTGGTGGATGTTTGGTATGGAAAGTGATTGTTCTTGTCTTTGGTGATAGAGAAGTGTAGTagtgtgatgatgatgtggctgctgagggtgaggatgaggaaagaaaagactcAGATACTCGAGGCCAACCTGATCCTTTATAGAACCTCATTCCTCCTGACGTTCAACCTGCTCTCAACTTcatcactcccctcccctcggcttcttctccccgTTCTTACTCCCCTTCCTGTAATCGCCTCCCATACTAAATCATCCTACCGGCCaatccaccatctcctcggTCAACGGTGGAATTCCGATGCCGTAATTCCTCTTCCTAAAACACACCACCAAGCTGAACCCGACATTCCAGTCccctctcccatcacccaaAGACTTGTATCTAGCTCACCCCTTGCATAAGGCTGCGCCAGCCGACCCCCATTAATAGAAGTAAGATCTGGGGTCCTCGCCCCATTTCCCCGGACCAACGCCTGCCGATCCAAGATCTTGTCTTACCAGAACCTTTGACATCGTGGCTCAGCAACCCACACCCCAATAATGCACAAGCAAACATGTCATCGCGGCTAGATTAAACCACCTTATTCCCCAGCCCTTACACCCTCGGCGTttcaaacaaaacaaactcCAACCAAAACAAGGACCATCCTCCAATgcaacacccccaacaccagcttGGTACCGACGTGACAATAATAAAAGGCCAGAGAAGGCCTAACTTTACGAGTAATCGTAAACTCATTGGCCCCCAAGCCCCAGCATTCCAACCCTGCGCTAAAATGCGAACCGACTCACCACCATAATCATCGGCCTGGTATTTATCCGCCGAGCCTCCTCTCTCAAAACAACCAAACCCTTCCCGTAGATCCTATGCACATGACAAGATTGCAACGGAGGAAAAAAACCAACTTCATAAGCAAATTATCTCTGATCATACTCAAAAAGACACAGCCATTCTTTCATCAACCATGGCACCATCACGTCTCTAGAACTGCATTGACACCTAGCTGAAGAAAACCAATCcaccctttcccctttcAAACAAAAAAGTTACACAAAACATCAAAATCATGGTCGAAAAACCCTGGCGATACACTGACCCGAAAATAAAATCAGATTCAAGGAAACCATAACCTACTAGCTTTGGCACCACCCTGACCCCAAAGCAGATAGCACATTGACCCACCATTCCCATTGCAATCATTCCTCTCTAAAGGCAAGACCAAGtaatccaaccccccaaagacccaaccctcaccctccgGCATGTCtcgaaaaaaagaaaagggaaagacGCAGGTAACTAGGAAACGAAAATAGTCGAGTAATGGCTTCCGCCTGTCCAGGCGACACCGCCAGCAAAGCTCACCAATCTCCGGCTTCCCAACACCCTGTTCGCTGCAGAGGGCCTTCTTGGTGATTCGTCCTTACTTGGCCAGTTGATTCGGTGCCGTACCAGTTTGTCCAGTCTTAGCTGGATTACCAGCATGCTTAACGACAGCTGGAACTTCGGGGACAGCCAGGGAACCACTGAGGGCTTTCTCAAGCATGCTCACCATGGAACCCGACACTTTTGAGCTGCTCTTCCTactccactccctcacctttGCCAGTATTGCTGGTTTCTGGAGCTGCAAGTGCTTCAGGGCAACGTCACCCCAGATTTGGCAATCGGCCGGGCTGGCAGTATTAGAGTATTGGGATGTAGAAGGGGAATTGCCCAGAGCCTGGAGCCAAGGCATGATGGCATGATAGACCGTATTGCATTCTATGTTGCGATCGTACGCTTCGCTGCCGGCGTGGTTGGGTACGATTTCATAACCAGGTTCGTTATAGTATGGCCGCTCGACAAAGATCATGGCTGGTAGAATGAGTGGTTAGTTGGAGCTTGGTTGTCTAGGTTGAGCGGAATTACATACACTGTATAGAAACCAAAACCTGTAGGATTGTCGAAACGTTTGGCACCCACCCCTGTCCATTCCATGTCCCGATCAGTGACAGGCAAACTAATCGATCACAGAAAACGTTAGCAACTTACTGGCTGTAAAGCGCGTGGCTAAAACATACCTTTTCCGTTTGCATACAAGTTTGGGTTGAATCTGACCTTGCCACCGCCTGTCGTCAGAAACTGCACCTTTGGTGGCGCCGTGGGAAAGTCCGAGCCACAAAGAATGTCAAAGAGGAAGATGCCATGCTCATAAGGCGTGTTCTTAGGCCCGATGATGAGCACTTTGAGCATGTCTGGTCGTGACTCGCCGTAGCGGACATAGATGCCGTCGGGAAGGTCCGCGTGTAGCGATGAGATCTGCGCAAACAGCTTTCTCATCCGCTGGCCATTGGAGTTCACTACTTGGTTTTGAAAACCCGTGTAAAAGTTGGCCAACAAAAGATCATCCTTGATTTCCATCACACCATGTAACTTGTGGTAGTCGGTCATCTTagccgctgctgccatcGATTCGAGTTCCTTGTTTTTGGACCGCGTGACGACAGTGCTCGTTGTAGAAGCAGACGCACAGGGACCCGGGCGAGCCTTGTCGTCTTCCGTTGTGGGTTTCAGATAATGAAGAACGTCTTGCAGGTCGCAGACTTGTCGCGCAATGCAGATTGCTTCGTCACCGTCATCCGCAGACCCAAAGCTCTTGGAGCCATCCATGAAGACTCGGCAAACTACAGATAGTTTCTCCACTACCGTATAAACAGATTGTGCAGTTTCGGGTTTAATTTGGTTGCTTGATATAGCCTGCCTGGAGGGAGGCTTTGAAGCCATTGAAGCCATTAGTAACTGTTGCGAGGGTGGGAAGTGGATCTGCTCGTGGAATATGCACGA
Proteins encoded in this window:
- a CDS encoding hypothetical protein (COG:O; EggNog:ENOG503NZW0), which gives rise to MARCAPSRGRSKADGSNRVQVFHYEPDTSDFYSDSSDYVEHNARSPSFLSRVFKPKKVWQDAAVQVYKRHQGDNLYIHKVRLQSPQLKKALKGLLERYGLVYRDDSVMVESLAPHRALFFVRHHVAELAKMSKDDETRAHCSLLSGIIQEIFKDKFEEIETLNREEKITFELLWTLYPEGSIFGTQLADEVPRAYKVNKITLTKDKVEIKCETIMFSGYSFRRYFWDVGIERFDGEIDRLQIPIIPYIDLECNKGLCDRLIQRGRKALDFQVPRYMEYDPEACRDDAVASPWVWKGSDHKLEKEKVVVDFFLLRKRVPYRSAHELLPGYNTGTRMGAKEFRRATPEEMDHSRRVVMKSADNFLIMSPYVSGFSLSKRTCADFELDALKPIERDRNAMEKVIFDDTKKAILKTLVENQKLTAQNQDGRNRALVISISGPSGSGKTLLAESVAAFTGQPLLKHWDIMRDTFEEARDWDGCILVEKPSLGPWRTQFDANAFVKELENFNGIVIVTSPDKQFVSPAIASRAQLHIDLRYPSFFERKRLWELFNDQLPNDVGKLTSSELEQLAAHPTNGYAIKNLLDVSAAWYRSLHRPISLDMIVKLRGDTALPGGGGPPPPPPPPAGIAWPRSGPAVPSGMGGRVHGPPLRPIGTVVHTSPPRESKKKVRRNILVSDDDNDSESEQSIGTLSSEDDDKVLESDSDTSRD
- a CDS encoding hypothetical protein (EggNog:ENOG503NYWY; COG:O); its protein translation is MPPFKERLGMRMQKVQSIFRPSKRRIAEDDASSQPPKQLRTMLGPTQKAVQYPPSLSAPSTSPAGSSKANELPSISPNGVSNTLAYPTMPFIMSADPPGSRRGNPIDLDAPPLQFSRNNSSSQSDSSSRSLIYDDDDQRQVLNDEAIARILQEAEHEYKNQPESSPQIFSPVTEEETQSHLAEFREKYHRWKCCQCGKSNEMTADVLVQKTKSMLKAGKSFLGMIHSFTKCRYCGCEGCSACGTRGTSLARQRANAVRVTDAIGASWCCPEGRAFMIFSLLCGYERPTATKISTPASKEQPKQQQKLQPPQQPPQQQTAFARGTGYAHDSYSFNPFKGQPQQFHNSKPTPESADAVSYFLTLAEVLPSVDKKEFESTPGLRVMLHTSPMMRLACEILRSAAIGEMDARAGIIKAALLFVHRLARNWDAASCIFHEQIHFPPSQQLLMASMASKPPSRQAISSNQIKPETAQSVYTVVEKLSVVCRVFMDGSKSFGSADDGDEAICIARQVCDLQDVLHYLKPTTEDDKARPGPCASASTTSTVVTRSKNKELESMAAAAKMTDYHKLHGVMEIKDDLLLANFYTGFQNQVVNSNGQRMRKLFAQISSLHADLPDGIYVRYGESRPDMLKVLIIGPKNTPYEHGIFLFDILCGSDFPTAPPKVQFLTTGGGKVRFNPNLYANGKVCLSLIGTWNGQGWVPNVSTILQVLVSIQSMIFVERPYYNEPGYEIVPNHAGSEAYDRNIECNTVYHAIMPWLQALGNSPSTSQYSNTASPADCQIWGDVALKHLQLQKPAILAKVREWSRKSSSKVSGSMVSMLEKALSGSLAVPEVPAVVKHAGNPAKTGQTGTAPNQLAK
- a CDS encoding hypothetical protein (EggNog:ENOG503P2P4; COG:S), encoding MLRSLSLAVLARKMVSLSGWSFTAFPPFPATFLPNYAVWNATNESKNLTYQIGVSWPFEWQSRDVTNKTALTMYVTDGNAHGLTAAENFKRRKGVDSAQPDSIVVTIGYPLSNHVYDLTRRFVDLRPPLPDDPASDPPLSGADDFIAFINGTLRPWVQHTIFPSVTFTRDALYGHSFGGIFVVYALIAYPGLFDTYIAATPTMSWNNGLLLDEVTRRWGTGCVQQPVLLPCANETEAIEKKPAVFITYGSAEQFPPRRRTETEEAFQGRKTLWQSFKQTEVTQELFYRIQASRRVRDVTLKEYIGQDHAGVASSTIGDGIGYFVDW
- a CDS encoding hypothetical protein (EggNog:ENOG503PWZX) — translated: MKLSTLILAPLSLASAWKLELFASDGRKMTASGRDPNSGCKNIAFTPVLNVNRARFNKDTSLLPDPNTFELFVNKNCDGLSYRNGNGDHRLTPARKIRSYRVKR